The following coding sequences are from one Pseudonocardia sp. EC080619-01 window:
- the asnB gene encoding asparagine synthase (glutamine-hydrolyzing) has product MCGLLGLLTAGADAATRVEPIADALRCARHRGPDESATWNDHDLVLGFNRLSIIDVDHSHQPLHWGPVPGEDTRYTIVFNGEIYNYPELREELIENYDAAFATEGDGEVIVAAFHYWGPDAVQRLRGMFAFAIWDAVERELFVARDPFGIKPMFLATTAAGTAFASEKKSLLALAGELGIGLDLEPAALQHYLTLQYVPEPMSLNRMISRVESGTHVTVRPGEEPLHQRYFAPKFVSLPSHAPASAEAEAIVHGEIADVLRDSVAKHMRADVTVGAFLSGGIDSTAIAALAKEHNPNLITFTTGFEREGYSEVDVAAESAAAIGVRHVVRTVKPDEMMEALPLIIWYLDDPVADPALVPLWFIAREAREHVKVVLSGEGADELFGGYSIYREPLSLAPFEKVPGTLRPIMRRASRKMPEGMRGKDLLRRGSLSLEQRYYGNARIFRDDQLHEVLRGYDPRVSHQDVTAPHYFASHDWDPVARMQHVDLFTWLRGDILVKADKMTMAHSLELRVPFLDPEVFDIASSLPQSQKITHGANGTTKYALRRACEGIIPPHVLNRPKLGFPVPIRHWLRDEMYAWARDILQNSGAGHLIDLQAVHRMLDAHREGPVDHSRRIWAVLVFLIWHGIFVEKRIVPDVPTPSYPVKI; this is encoded by the coding sequence GTGTGCGGACTGCTGGGACTGCTGACCGCCGGGGCGGACGCCGCGACCCGGGTCGAGCCGATCGCCGACGCGCTGCGCTGTGCGCGGCACCGGGGACCCGACGAGAGCGCTACGTGGAACGACCACGATCTCGTCCTCGGGTTCAACCGGCTCTCCATCATCGACGTCGATCACTCGCACCAGCCCCTGCACTGGGGACCGGTGCCCGGTGAGGACACCCGGTACACGATCGTCTTCAACGGGGAGATCTACAACTACCCCGAGCTCCGCGAGGAGCTCATCGAGAACTACGACGCCGCCTTCGCCACCGAGGGCGACGGCGAGGTCATCGTCGCGGCCTTCCACTACTGGGGCCCCGACGCCGTCCAGCGGCTGCGCGGCATGTTCGCGTTCGCCATCTGGGACGCGGTGGAGCGCGAGCTGTTCGTCGCCCGCGACCCGTTCGGCATCAAGCCGATGTTCCTCGCCACCACCGCGGCGGGCACCGCGTTCGCCAGTGAGAAGAAGTCGCTCCTCGCGCTCGCCGGCGAGCTCGGCATCGGGCTGGACCTGGAGCCGGCGGCGCTGCAGCACTACCTGACGCTGCAGTACGTCCCGGAGCCGATGTCGCTGAACCGCATGATCTCGCGCGTCGAGTCGGGCACCCACGTGACCGTGCGGCCCGGCGAGGAGCCGCTGCACCAGCGCTACTTCGCGCCGAAGTTCGTCTCGCTGCCCAGCCACGCCCCGGCCAGCGCCGAGGCCGAGGCGATCGTGCACGGCGAGATCGCCGACGTGCTGCGCGACTCGGTCGCCAAGCACATGCGCGCGGACGTCACCGTCGGTGCGTTCCTCTCCGGCGGGATCGACTCGACCGCGATCGCGGCGCTCGCCAAGGAGCACAACCCGAACCTGATCACCTTCACCACCGGCTTCGAGCGCGAGGGCTACTCCGAGGTCGACGTCGCCGCCGAGTCCGCGGCCGCGATCGGCGTGCGCCACGTGGTCCGCACGGTCAAGCCGGACGAGATGATGGAGGCCCTGCCGCTCATCATCTGGTACCTCGACGACCCGGTCGCCGACCCGGCGCTGGTCCCGCTGTGGTTCATCGCCCGCGAGGCCCGCGAGCACGTCAAGGTGGTGCTCTCCGGCGAGGGCGCCGACGAGCTGTTCGGCGGCTACTCGATCTACCGCGAGCCGCTGTCGCTGGCGCCGTTCGAGAAGGTGCCCGGCACGCTGCGGCCGATCATGCGGCGGGCGTCGCGCAAGATGCCCGAGGGGATGCGCGGCAAGGACCTGCTGCGCCGCGGGTCGCTCAGCCTGGAGCAGCGCTACTACGGCAACGCCCGGATCTTCCGCGACGACCAGCTGCACGAGGTCCTGCGCGGCTACGACCCGCGCGTCTCGCACCAGGACGTGACGGCGCCGCACTACTTCGCCAGCCACGACTGGGACCCGGTCGCCCGGATGCAGCACGTGGACCTGTTCACCTGGCTGCGCGGCGACATCCTGGTCAAGGCGGACAAGATGACGATGGCGCACTCGCTGGAGCTGCGGGTGCCGTTCCTCGACCCCGAGGTCTTCGACATCGCGTCGTCGCTGCCGCAGTCGCAGAAGATCACCCACGGCGCGAACGGCACCACGAAGTACGCGCTGCGCCGGGCCTGCGAGGGGATCATCCCGCCGCACGTGCTGAACCGGCCGAAGCTGGGCTTCCCGGTGCCGATCCGGCACTGGCTGCGCGACGAGATGTACGCGTGGGCGCGGGACATCCTGCAGAACTCCGGTGCCGGGCACCTGATCGACCTGCAGGCCGTGCACCGCATGCTCGACGCGCACCGCGAGGGCCCGGTCGACCACTCCCGGCGGATCTGGGCGGTGCTGGTCT
- a CDS encoding cytochrome c oxidase subunit II, with amino-acid sequence MARTEGRSRIARAAKLGVLGVPALLALSGCSVEEVIRFGWPVGVTPEAESMRNLWTWSAIAALVVGVITWGVMFWAMIFHRKRKDDDGSLPRQTQYNLPVEIVFTAIPTVIVAVLFGFTVNVQNYIDKEEATAGGPADLRVDIVGFQWNWEFSYPDETGANGQAVNTLGTSDVIPIMVLPTDRSIEFTQRSPDVIHSFYVPEFLFKRDVFPFPERNEQDNTYVIDRIEREGAFVGRCAELCGTYHSQMNFEVRAIEPALFDRYIQLRKETNPQTGQPYTTGEALQALNCGEWCAPEAISTKPFSTDRGQLAAQVTG; translated from the coding sequence GTGGCCCGAACCGAAGGCCGCTCCCGGATAGCCCGGGCGGCGAAGCTCGGCGTGCTGGGCGTGCCGGCTCTGCTGGCACTGTCCGGTTGCTCGGTCGAGGAGGTCATCCGCTTCGGCTGGCCGGTCGGGGTGACCCCCGAGGCCGAGTCCATGCGGAACCTCTGGACCTGGTCCGCGATCGCCGCGCTCGTCGTCGGCGTCATCACCTGGGGCGTCATGTTCTGGGCGATGATCTTCCACCGGAAGCGCAAGGACGACGACGGCTCGCTGCCGCGCCAGACGCAGTACAACCTGCCGGTCGAGATCGTCTTCACCGCGATCCCCACGGTGATCGTCGCCGTGCTCTTCGGCTTCACCGTCAACGTGCAGAACTACATCGACAAGGAGGAGGCCACCGCGGGTGGACCGGCCGACCTCCGCGTCGACATCGTCGGCTTCCAGTGGAACTGGGAGTTCTCGTACCCGGACGAGACCGGTGCGAACGGCCAGGCCGTGAACACCCTCGGCACCAGCGACGTCATCCCGATCATGGTGCTGCCGACCGACCGGTCGATCGAGTTCACCCAGCGCTCGCCCGACGTGATCCACTCGTTCTACGTGCCGGAGTTCCTCTTCAAGCGTGACGTCTTCCCGTTCCCCGAGCGGAACGAGCAGGACAACACCTACGTGATCGACCGGATCGAGCGCGAGGGCGCCTTCGTCGGCCGGTGCGCCGAGCTCTGCGGCACGTACCACTCGCAGATGAACTTCGAGGTGCGCGCGATCGAGCCCGCGCTGTTCGACCGCTACATCCAGCTCCGCAAGGAGACGAACCCGCAGACCGGGCAGCCCTACACCACCGGGGAGGCGCTGCAGGCGCTGAACTGCGGGGAGTGGTGCGCGCCGGAGGCGATCAGCACGAAGCCGTTCTCGACCGACCGTGGCCAGCTGGCCGCGCAGGTCACGGGCTGA
- a CDS encoding cytochrome c oxidase subunit 4, translated as MKIESRIFEICTGFFILCAIVYMFVAGEVVGVTALWLTAGLSLIVGTYFRFVSRRLEERPEDNPEAEVSDGAGEVGFFSPGSYWPLGLAAAAAFTGLGLAFFYVWMIVVGGTLVLIAVGGLVFEYHRGPAHH; from the coding sequence ATGAAGATCGAGTCCCGGATCTTCGAGATCTGCACCGGGTTCTTCATCCTCTGCGCGATCGTCTACATGTTCGTGGCGGGCGAGGTCGTCGGCGTCACCGCGCTGTGGCTCACCGCGGGCCTGTCGCTGATCGTCGGCACCTACTTCCGGTTCGTCTCGCGGCGGCTGGAGGAGCGTCCGGAGGACAACCCGGAGGCCGAGGTCTCCGACGGCGCCGGCGAGGTCGGCTTCTTCTCCCCGGGCAGCTACTGGCCGCTCGGCCTGGCCGCCGCGGCCGCGTTCACCGGCCTCGGCCTGGCGTTCTTCTACGTCTGGATGATCGTGGTCGGCGGCACGCTCGTGCTGATCGCCGTGGGCGGCCTGGTCTTCGAGTACCACCGGGGCCCCGCCCACCACTGA
- a CDS encoding SDR family oxidoreductase: MRILVTGATGWVGSALVPELLGAGHRVVGLARSDTGAAALTDAGADVVRGDLDDLGLLSAAAADSDGVVHLAFKHDVAFGGDFPTAVAADRVAVAALAAPLKGTGRPLVIASGLAGHASGAAVTEDDTADPGDPTAGRMATEQDVLQLASSGVRSASVRLAPTVHGAGDPGFMATFVDVARRTGVSGHVGDGTQHWPAVHVGDAARLFRLACESAPAGSVLHAAAEPGVPMREIAGTIGRGLDLPVRQVPPEHFGGLGTFAGLDVVARSDRTRALLDWHPAGPTLTEDLERHYVHAAAGHAHH, encoded by the coding sequence ATGCGCATCCTGGTCACCGGAGCGACCGGCTGGGTCGGCTCCGCCCTCGTCCCCGAGCTCCTCGGAGCGGGTCACCGGGTCGTCGGCCTGGCCCGCTCCGACACCGGCGCGGCCGCACTCACGGACGCCGGCGCCGACGTCGTCCGGGGCGATCTGGACGATCTCGGCCTGCTGTCCGCCGCGGCCGCGGACTCCGACGGCGTCGTCCACCTCGCCTTCAAGCACGACGTGGCGTTCGGCGGCGACTTCCCCACCGCCGTCGCGGCGGACCGGGTGGCGGTCGCCGCGCTCGCCGCCCCGCTGAAGGGCACCGGGCGCCCGCTCGTCATCGCCTCCGGGCTGGCCGGGCACGCGTCCGGAGCGGCCGTCACCGAGGACGACACGGCGGACCCCGGCGACCCGACGGCCGGCCGGATGGCCACCGAGCAGGACGTCCTGCAGCTCGCGTCGTCGGGGGTGCGCTCGGCGAGCGTCCGGCTCGCCCCGACCGTGCACGGCGCGGGCGACCCCGGGTTCATGGCCACGTTCGTCGACGTGGCGCGGCGGACCGGGGTGAGCGGTCACGTCGGCGACGGGACGCAGCACTGGCCCGCCGTGCACGTCGGCGACGCCGCCCGGCTGTTCCGGCTGGCCTGCGAGTCCGCGCCGGCCGGGTCGGTGCTGCACGCCGCCGCCGAGCCGGGCGTGCCGATGCGGGAGATCGCCGGGACGATCGGCCGCGGCCTCGACCTGCCGGTGCGGCAGGTGCCCCCGGAGCACTTCGGCGGGCTGGGCACCTTCGCCGGGCTCGACGTCGTCGCCCGGAGCGACCGGACGCGGGCACTGCTGGACTGGCACCCGGCCGGTCCCACCCTGACCGAGGACCTCGAGCGGCACTACGTCCACGCCGCCGCCGGGCACGCCCACCACTGA
- the istB gene encoding IS21-like element helper ATPase IstB, with product MSELITGRITAHATRLGLPHLAENLELLVGRAEADSMGYREFIDTVLGEELGLREGRRFRTALKLSGLPHHKTLDEFDFAFQPDLDVRKIRDLAALAFVEARGNIALLGPPGTGKTHIAVALAVAACQAGHSIYYTSLDDCVRQLRAAEAAGRFARKLQTYLRPSVLVLDEVGYLPCDRAAANMVFQLISRRYERGSIILTSNKTFSEWGQVFTDEVIATAILDRLLHHCDVVAINGPSYRLKDRALSAVPAAVS from the coding sequence ATGAGTGAGCTGATCACCGGCAGGATCACCGCGCACGCCACCCGTCTCGGGCTGCCGCACCTGGCCGAGAACCTCGAACTGCTCGTCGGACGCGCCGAGGCCGACTCCATGGGTTACCGCGAGTTCATCGACACCGTCCTCGGTGAGGAACTCGGCCTGCGCGAAGGACGCCGGTTCCGCACCGCGCTCAAGCTGTCCGGGCTGCCCCACCACAAGACCCTCGACGAGTTCGACTTCGCCTTCCAGCCTGATCTCGACGTCCGCAAGATCCGCGATCTCGCCGCTCTGGCGTTCGTCGAGGCCCGCGGCAACATTGCCCTGCTCGGGCCGCCCGGCACCGGGAAGACCCACATCGCCGTCGCGCTCGCCGTCGCCGCCTGCCAGGCCGGGCACTCGATCTACTACACCAGCCTCGATGACTGCGTCCGCCAACTGCGAGCCGCCGAAGCCGCCGGCCGGTTCGCCCGCAAGCTCCAGACCTACCTACGGCCCTCGGTGCTCGTCCTCGACGAGGTCGGTTACCTGCCCTGCGACCGGGCCGCAGCGAACATGGTGTTTCAGCTGATCAGCCGCCGCTACGAACGCGGCTCGATCATCCTCACCAGCAACAAGACCTTCTCCGAATGGGGCCAGGTGTTCACCGACGAGGTCATCGCCACCGCGATCCTCGACCGGCTCCTGCACCACTGCGACGTCGTCGCCATCAACGGGCCCAGCTACCGGCTCAAGGACCGAGCGCTGTCCGCCGTCCCGGCAGCTGTGTCATGA
- the istA gene encoding IS21 family transposase, whose protein sequence is MDIRRFAPLRAAGASWKEIAAQAGCDWRTAKKYLSPGAPMAPPRASSRAGTVPRLVDPFTDVIDAWLADDPRLLATVIHERLVADYGFTGHYQRVKVYCARARARIELESDAQGRPPGLHRRFEVVAGAQAQVDWGDEGTLLAGAGQGRKVYSFHMTLSYSRDPFICFVTSQDLATFFDCHRRAFAHFGGVPATIVYDRTKTVVRRHVAPGRAVPLHPQAASFAEHYGFAIDVLAAYRPTGKGRVERQVAIGRDHVLSGRRFTSLAELDAAFAAWVPIRRGQVHRTHGEVIGVRAARDHDALGPLPQFGYAVTETHLRRVGRDALISFAGSSYSVAARAADRRVTKAGQRVEVRVGVEHVEIWRLPVDSPDRTPMLLARHRLAAVRGQMIVDPAHWAELPDGHTRATTLTVTDEEPVAAQQLQDDPTFPSASTSASASASASASASMVFGESQAALKVMVARRPLAYYDRLAGLAPPPDPAAAAGAENESLVGAA, encoded by the coding sequence ATGGATATCAGGAGGTTCGCCCCGCTGCGCGCGGCTGGGGCGTCGTGGAAGGAAATCGCAGCTCAAGCGGGCTGTGACTGGAGGACGGCGAAGAAGTATCTCTCGCCGGGAGCCCCGATGGCACCGCCGCGGGCGAGCTCGCGGGCGGGGACGGTGCCCAGGCTGGTGGACCCGTTCACTGACGTGATCGATGCCTGGCTCGCCGATGATCCGCGCCTGCTGGCCACGGTGATCCATGAGCGGTTGGTTGCCGACTACGGCTTCACCGGGCACTACCAGCGGGTCAAGGTCTACTGCGCCCGGGCGAGGGCACGGATCGAGCTCGAGTCCGACGCCCAGGGGCGCCCGCCGGGGCTGCACCGCCGGTTCGAGGTCGTCGCGGGCGCCCAAGCCCAGGTCGACTGGGGCGACGAAGGAACGCTGCTGGCCGGGGCCGGGCAGGGACGGAAGGTCTACTCGTTCCACATGACGTTGTCCTACTCGCGGGACCCGTTCATCTGCTTTGTCACCAGCCAGGATCTGGCCACGTTCTTCGACTGCCATCGCCGGGCGTTCGCGCACTTCGGCGGTGTCCCGGCCACGATCGTCTACGACCGGACCAAGACCGTGGTCCGCCGCCATGTCGCGCCCGGGCGTGCGGTCCCACTCCATCCGCAGGCGGCGTCGTTCGCTGAGCACTACGGGTTCGCCATCGACGTGCTCGCCGCCTACCGTCCCACCGGGAAGGGCCGGGTCGAACGTCAGGTCGCGATCGGGCGAGACCACGTCCTGTCCGGGCGGAGGTTCACATCGCTGGCGGAGCTCGATGCGGCGTTCGCCGCCTGGGTGCCGATCCGGCGCGGGCAGGTCCACCGCACCCACGGCGAGGTGATCGGTGTTCGCGCCGCCCGTGATCACGACGCCTTGGGGCCGTTGCCGCAGTTCGGATATGCGGTCACCGAGACCCACCTGCGCCGCGTCGGGCGGGACGCGTTGATCTCCTTCGCCGGATCTTCCTACTCGGTCGCCGCGAGAGCCGCCGACAGGCGCGTGACGAAGGCCGGGCAGCGGGTCGAGGTCCGGGTCGGGGTCGAGCACGTGGAGATCTGGCGGCTGCCCGTCGACAGCCCCGACCGGACCCCGATGCTCCTGGCCAGGCATCGGCTCGCGGCCGTCCGCGGACAGATGATCGTCGACCCCGCACACTGGGCCGAGCTCCCTGACGGCCACACCCGCGCCACCACCCTCACCGTCACAGACGAAGAACCTGTTGCCGCCCAACAACTCCAGGACGACCCGACATTCCCTTCGGCGTCGACATCGGCGTCGGCGTCGGCGTCGGCGTCGGCGTCGGCGTCGATGGTGTTCGGTGAGTCGCAGGCAGCACTCAAGGTCATGGTCGCCCGACGTCCGCTGGCCTATTACGACCGGCTCGCCGGGCTGGCGCCACCACCTGACCCCGCCGCTGCGGCCGGCGCCGAGAACGAGTCGTTGGTGGGTGCGGCATGA
- a CDS encoding TetR/AcrR family transcriptional regulator, whose translation MGRWEPDAAGRLRASALDLFEEHGYDGTTVEDIASRAGVTKRTFFRHYADKREVLFGGDSGQAFVGLFAEGLAAAGPDLPPEPALAAAIEHVAGSFGGRWAFARRRQRVLAANASLRERELVKMATVAQVLAGGLRDRGVAEPAATVAAEAAVAVFRTAFERWVEAPAEQDLVDEVRTVSAALRGVLAGG comes from the coding sequence ATGGGTCGATGGGAGCCGGACGCCGCGGGACGGCTGCGCGCCTCGGCGCTGGACCTGTTCGAGGAGCACGGCTACGACGGCACGACGGTGGAGGACATCGCCTCCCGGGCCGGGGTCACCAAGCGGACCTTCTTCCGGCACTACGCCGACAAGCGCGAGGTGCTCTTCGGCGGTGACTCCGGGCAGGCGTTCGTGGGGCTCTTCGCCGAGGGACTGGCCGCGGCGGGCCCGGACCTGCCGCCGGAGCCGGCGCTGGCCGCGGCGATCGAGCACGTGGCGGGCTCGTTCGGCGGGCGGTGGGCGTTCGCGCGACGCCGGCAGCGGGTGCTCGCGGCGAACGCGTCGCTGCGCGAGCGGGAGCTGGTGAAGATGGCGACCGTCGCGCAGGTGCTCGCCGGCGGACTGCGCGACCGCGGTGTGGCGGAGCCCGCGGCGACCGTGGCGGCGGAGGCGGCGGTCGCCGTGTTCCGCACCGCGTTCGAGCGCTGGGTCGAGGCGCCCGCGGAGCAGGACCTGGTGGACGAGGTCCGGACGGTGTCCGCGGCGCTGCGCGGCGTGCTCGCCGGGGGATGA
- a CDS encoding acyl-CoA dehydrogenase family protein, translating to MDPSDLTDVLDSVRDFIRTEVVPLEETIDAEDAVPERIVAQCKEMGLYGFTIPEQYGGLGLTASEEVRLAFELGWTTPALRSLFGTNNGIAGHVLLEGGTDEQKAHWLPQLASGRVTASFGLTEADAGSDPSSLATRAVRDGDSWVINGSKRYITNSPVADVIMVFARTDPDAPGNRGISTFLVPRDTPGLSVGPKDLKMGQFGAWTADVHLDDVRVPFENVVGGEEGIDNGFLTAAKCLAHGRLHIGAVCVGMADRLVHETVEYARTREQGGKPIARFQLVQGLVADSVTDARAGRGLVLDAARSFDDGTDMVSGPAAAKYFCSEMVGRVADRAVQVHGGAGYMRGVAVERFFRDARLFRIYEGTSQIQQVIIARDALGKAARG from the coding sequence GTGGATCCCTCCGACCTGACCGACGTCCTGGATTCCGTCCGTGACTTCATCCGCACCGAGGTGGTGCCGCTGGAGGAGACGATCGACGCCGAGGACGCCGTCCCGGAGCGGATCGTCGCCCAGTGCAAGGAGATGGGCCTGTACGGGTTCACCATCCCCGAGCAGTACGGCGGCCTGGGCCTGACCGCGTCGGAGGAGGTCCGGCTGGCGTTCGAGCTGGGGTGGACCACCCCGGCACTGCGGTCGCTGTTCGGCACCAACAACGGCATCGCCGGGCACGTCCTGCTGGAGGGCGGCACCGACGAGCAGAAGGCCCACTGGCTGCCGCAGCTCGCCTCCGGCCGGGTCACGGCGTCGTTCGGCCTCACCGAGGCCGACGCGGGGTCCGACCCGTCGTCGCTCGCCACCCGCGCGGTCCGGGACGGCGACAGCTGGGTGATCAACGGGTCGAAGCGCTACATCACGAACTCCCCGGTCGCCGACGTGATCATGGTGTTCGCCCGGACCGACCCGGACGCCCCGGGCAACCGCGGCATCTCCACCTTCCTCGTCCCGCGGGACACGCCCGGCCTGTCGGTCGGCCCGAAGGACCTGAAGATGGGCCAGTTCGGGGCGTGGACCGCCGACGTGCACCTCGACGACGTCCGGGTCCCGTTCGAGAACGTCGTCGGCGGCGAGGAGGGCATCGACAACGGCTTCCTCACCGCGGCGAAGTGCCTCGCGCACGGGCGGCTGCACATCGGCGCCGTCTGCGTCGGGATGGCCGACCGGCTGGTGCACGAGACCGTCGAGTACGCGCGGACACGGGAGCAGGGCGGGAAGCCGATCGCCCGGTTCCAGCTGGTCCAGGGCCTCGTCGCGGACTCGGTGACCGACGCCCGCGCCGGCCGCGGCCTCGTCCTCGACGCCGCCCGCAGCTTCGACGACGGCACCGACATGGTGTCCGGCCCCGCCGCCGCGAAGTACTTCTGCTCGGAGATGGTCGGCCGGGTCGCCGACCGGGCCGTCCAGGTGCACGGCGGGGCGGGGTACATGCGGGGCGTGGCCGTGGAGCGCTTCTTCCGCGACGCCCGGCTGTTCCGGATCTACGAGGGCACCAGCCAGATCCAGCAGGTCATCATCGCCCGGGACGCGCTCGGCAAGGCCGCCCGCGGCTGA
- a CDS encoding sensor histidine kinase: MPEQTRTTGDPEARREPHPDEPGGNPLDPHLVRVLEGWGNGALREYLLRDGGRHLPQSVSWPSGWPGRTRLGAQMAYLLTGLPLAIISGVVVLVGLGLGAGTFVVWIGLPITVGTLVAARGLAELERRATEAATGRPLPPHHYRPNRGRRLMSRLFRALADPQSWRDVAHAVAALPLRAITAAVALVWSVTGLGGLFYVFWQWSLPRGEDVWTLFESVTGIHSTAGDIALNTGLGVLLLVTLPTVVRWLTDVRALLARGLLTNQTAALRARAQALAAGRRAAVAAEAQTLRRLERDIHDGPQQRLVRLGMDLEAAVRRLDDAPERARPLLHEALEQSREALSELRALSRGIAPPILADRGLGPALAAAAGRSPVPVDLDVDLDPGARMPALVENTAYFVVSEALTNVAKHAGASSATVVVTVDETLLRIVVRDDGRGGAHLGKGHGLAGLADRLEIVEGRLDVRSPAGGPTVLTAEVPVAGLGEA, encoded by the coding sequence ATGCCGGAGCAGACGCGGACCACCGGGGACCCGGAGGCCCGCCGGGAGCCGCATCCCGACGAGCCGGGCGGCAACCCCCTCGATCCGCACCTGGTGCGCGTGCTCGAGGGCTGGGGCAACGGCGCACTGCGCGAGTACCTGCTGCGCGACGGCGGTCGCCACCTGCCGCAGTCGGTGAGCTGGCCGTCGGGCTGGCCCGGCCGCACCCGGCTGGGCGCGCAGATGGCCTACCTGCTGACGGGCCTGCCGCTCGCGATCATCAGCGGCGTCGTCGTGCTCGTCGGGCTGGGTCTCGGGGCCGGGACCTTCGTGGTCTGGATCGGGCTGCCGATCACCGTCGGGACGCTGGTCGCGGCGCGCGGCCTGGCCGAGCTGGAGCGCCGCGCCACCGAGGCGGCGACCGGGCGGCCGCTGCCGCCGCACCACTACCGCCCCAACCGCGGACGACGGCTGATGAGCCGGTTGTTCCGCGCGCTGGCCGATCCGCAGAGCTGGCGCGACGTCGCGCACGCCGTGGCCGCGCTGCCGCTGCGGGCGATCACCGCCGCCGTCGCGCTGGTCTGGTCGGTGACCGGCCTCGGCGGGCTGTTCTACGTGTTCTGGCAGTGGTCGCTGCCGCGCGGGGAGGACGTCTGGACGCTGTTCGAGTCGGTCACCGGGATCCACTCGACGGCCGGCGACATCGCGCTGAACACCGGGCTCGGCGTCCTGCTGCTGGTGACGCTCCCGACGGTGGTGCGGTGGCTGACCGACGTCCGCGCGCTGCTGGCCCGGGGTCTGCTCACGAACCAGACCGCCGCTCTGCGTGCCCGGGCCCAGGCACTCGCCGCCGGGCGCCGCGCCGCCGTCGCCGCGGAGGCGCAGACGCTGCGCCGGCTGGAGCGCGACATCCACGACGGCCCGCAGCAGCGCCTGGTCCGCCTCGGGATGGACCTGGAGGCGGCCGTGCGCCGCCTCGACGACGCCCCCGAGCGCGCCCGCCCCCTGCTGCACGAGGCGCTCGAGCAGAGCCGCGAGGCGCTGTCCGAGCTGCGGGCGCTGTCCCGGGGCATCGCCCCGCCGATCCTCGCCGACCGCGGCCTCGGGCCCGCGCTGGCCGCGGCGGCAGGCCGCAGCCCCGTCCCCGTCGATCTCGACGTGGACCTCGATCCCGGCGCCCGGATGCCGGCGCTGGTCGAGAACACCGCGTACTTCGTCGTGTCGGAGGCGCTGACCAACGTGGCGAAGCACGCCGGGGCCTCGTCCGCGACGGTCGTCGTCACCGTCGACGAGACCCTGCTGCGCATCGTGGTCCGCGACGACGGCCGCGGTGGCGCCCACCTCGGCAAGGGGCACGGCCTGGCCGGGCTCGCGGACCGGCTGGAGATCGTCGAGGGCCGGCTGGACGTGCGCAGCCCCGCGGGCGGTCCGACGGTCCTCACGGCGGAGGTACCGGTCGCCGGGCTGGGGGAGGCGTGA
- a CDS encoding response regulator transcription factor: MRVVLAEDSMLLREGLVRLLEEAGATVLAAVGDGTTLVEAVAEHGPEVAVVDVRMPPSFTDEGLRAALEIRRQHPAVGILVLSQYVEESYATDLLEAGGGVGYLLKDRVSKLADLADALSRVAAGGTVLDPEVVSALLTKRRRRDPLEELSPREREVLELMAQGRTNTAIGRIMVITQGAVEKHISSIFTKLGLPPSSDDHRRVMAVLAWVES, encoded by the coding sequence ATGCGCGTGGTCCTCGCCGAGGACTCGATGCTGCTGCGCGAGGGCCTGGTCCGGCTGCTGGAGGAGGCGGGTGCGACGGTCCTGGCAGCGGTCGGCGACGGCACCACGCTCGTCGAGGCGGTGGCCGAGCACGGGCCGGAGGTGGCGGTCGTCGACGTGCGGATGCCGCCGTCGTTCACCGACGAGGGCCTGCGCGCCGCGCTGGAGATCCGCAGGCAGCACCCGGCCGTCGGGATCCTGGTGCTGTCCCAGTACGTCGAGGAGTCCTACGCGACCGATCTCCTGGAGGCGGGTGGGGGAGTCGGCTACCTGCTCAAGGACCGGGTCTCGAAGCTCGCCGACCTCGCCGACGCGCTGAGCCGGGTGGCCGCGGGCGGCACCGTCCTCGACCCGGAGGTCGTGTCCGCGCTGCTGACCAAGCGGCGCCGCCGGGACCCGCTCGAGGAGCTGTCGCCCCGCGAGCGGGAGGTGCTCGAGCTCATGGCCCAGGGCCGCACGAACACCGCGATCGGCCGGATCATGGTGATCACCCAGGGGGCCGTCGAGAAGCACATCTCGTCGATCTTCACCAAGCTCGGGCTGCCGCCGTCGTCGGACGACCACCGCCGCGTGATGGCCGTGCTCGCCTGGGTGGAGAGCTGA